A DNA window from Engraulis encrasicolus isolate BLACKSEA-1 chromosome 3, IST_EnEncr_1.0, whole genome shotgun sequence contains the following coding sequences:
- the LOC134445386 gene encoding dual specificity protein phosphatase 26-like gives MATRNGLWQSHTVRSVEPEVDFSSPGLAVMDLERIFQGGKMINSHADEVWPRLYIGDYDSAENRKELTLRGFTHIVNCAHTARRGGPDYYQGMNITYLGIEGRDCVDYNMSTHFNTAADFINSALHRGGKVLVHCHVGVSRSATVVLAYLMLKHHMTLVEAIRTVKEGRGVFPNRGFLRQLIDLHIRLHGR, from the exons CGGAGGTTGACTTCAGCTCCCCTGGGCTTGCTGTGATGGACCTGGAGCGTATCTTCCAAGGCGGAAAGATGATCAACAGCCACGCCGATGAGGTGTGGCCAAGACTTTACATAGGGGACTA TGACAGCGCAGAAAATCGTAAAGAGCTGACCCTACGCGGATTCACTCACATTGTGAACTGTGCACACACGGCCAGGCGCGGTGGGCCCGACTACTACCAAGGCATGAACATCACATACCTGGGCATCGAAGGCCGGGACTGTGTCGACTACAACATGAGCACACACTTCAACACCGCTGCAGACTTCATAAACAGTGCACTCCACAGGGGAG GTAAAGTGCTGGTCCACTGCCACGTGGGTGTGAGTCGTTCGGCTACGGTGGTGCTGGCGTACCTGATGCTGAAACACCACATGACCCTGGTGGAGGCCATCCGCACTGTGAAGGAGGGCCGTGGGGTCTTCCCAAACAGAGGATTCCTTAGGCAGCTCATTGACCTGCACATCAGACTCCACGGCAGATAG